One Silene latifolia isolate original U9 population unplaced genomic scaffold, ASM4854445v1 scaffold_651, whole genome shotgun sequence genomic region harbors:
- the LOC141639961 gene encoding uncharacterized protein LOC141639961 isoform X5 — protein sequence MAITNSIRLIRKRNNFMGTYVDPSELISVQVGQFESSDHEDDAYSPDSMNYYKYGYSEPVTTQYYCNSPSYEIFDHLAGIDEYNRRDNEFCSTLTTEQTRATNQQSDIVSNTRHRN from the exons ATGGCGATCACCAATTCAATCCGGCTGATACGAAAGCGTAACAA CTTCATGGGAACTTATGTTGATCCGAGTGAACTGATATCAGTTCAGGTGGGACAGTTCGAGAGCTCGGACCACGAG GATGATGCATATTCACCAGATAGTATGAATTATTACAAATATGGTTATTCTGAACCTGTTACAACACAATACTACTGTAACAGTCCGTCTTATGAGATCTTTGATCATTTGGCGGGGATTGATGAATACAATAGAAGGGATAACGAGTTTTGTTCTACACTCACAACTGAACAGACAAGAGCAACAAATCAGCAGTCGGACATAGTGTCAAATACGAGGCATCGGAATT